In Erigeron canadensis isolate Cc75 chromosome 7, C_canadensis_v1, whole genome shotgun sequence, one DNA window encodes the following:
- the LOC122608352 gene encoding alpha-isocomene synthase-like has product MPLELEKVIRSTVNWPPSVWGDQFLSYNQEEDLSGLEKEVEKLKEELRKEISETLNVATQHTNLLKLIDAIERLGVAYYFEDDIAQVLRHFYDAYGDHWKGDGVSIWFRLMRQHGYYVSSDIFRNYKDKDGAFKEPLENDIQGLLDLYEATYLRVPGEITLDDALAYTKTRLNDIAKDPLISNPILSSHIQEVLARPVHKTLPRLEALRYIPFYQQLASRNESLLKLAKLGFNLLQSLHKKELCQISMWWKGYNVPTNLSYARNRLVECYFWALGVYIEPQYSQSRMFVAKILAVATLLDDTYDAYGTYEELEKFTEAINRWSIASLEGLPEQMKLIYQMLVNIYEDMEGVLKKMGKAHHLNYIREAMMEYIGCYLTEAKWANERYIPPVEEHQEVRVVSSGYKFTLIASFAAMGDIITDETFKWALTMPPLAKSCCVLCRTMDDLVTREDEQERMHVASGIQCYMKEYDVSDEQHVHDLFTNKVEEAWKELNKESLTCKDVVELPIIMLVINLARVMDVLYKNKDHFTYVGHELMNHIKCLLVDAIAT; this is encoded by the exons ATGCCTTTAGAACTAGAGAAAGTTATCCGTTCAACTGTCAATTGGCCTCCCAGCGTTTGGGGCGACCAATTTCTTTCCTACAACCAG GAAGAAGATCTATCGGGGCTTGAAAAAGAAGTCGAAAAATTGAAAGAAGAGCTAAGGAAAGAAATTTCAGAAACTTTGAACGTTGCTACACAACATACAAACTTGTTAAAACTGATTGATGCGATCGAACGCCTAGGTGTTGCATACTACTTTGAAGACGATATTGCTCAAGTCTTGCGGCACTTCTATGATGCATATGGTGACCATTGGAAAGGCGACGGTGTTTCCATTTGGTTTCGGCTCATGAGACAACATGGATATTATGTTTCAAGTG ATATCTTCAGAAACTACAAGGACAAAGATGGAGCTTTTAAAGAGCCCTTGGAAAATGATATTCAAGGTTTACTTGATTTGTATGAAGCAACTTATCTAAGGGTTCCTGGAGAAATAACATTAGATGATGCTCTTGCTTATACAAAAACTCGGCTTAATGACATAGCTAAGGATCCTCTTATAAGTAACCCTATCCTCTCTTCACATATACAAGAAGTTTTGGCGCGACCTGTTCATAAAACCTTGCCAAGACTCGAGGCATTGCGCTACATACCTTTCTATCAACAACTGGCTTCTCGCAATGAGTCTTTACTAAAGCTTGCCAAGTTGGGGTTCAATCTTCTTCAATCACTACATAAGAAAGAACTTTGCCAAATTTCCAT GTGGTGGAAGGGCTACAATGTTCCTACTAATTTATCTTATGCAAGAAATAGACTGGTTGAATGTTACTTTTGGGCATTAGGTGTCTACATTGAACCTCAATATTCTCAATCTAGAATGTTTGTGGCGAAAATACTTGCAGTGGCAACACTTTTAGATGACACATACGATGCTTATGGAACTTACGAGGAACTTGAAAAGTTTACGGAAGCAATTAATAG GTGGTCAATTGCATCCTTGGAGGGTCTTCCAGAACAAATGAAGTTGATATACCAAATGCTCGTGAATATATATGAAGATATGGAAGGGGTTTTGAAAAAGATGGGAAAAGCACATCATCTTAACTATATTAGAGAAGCA ATGATGGAATACATTGGGTGCTACTTGACAGAGGCGAAATGGGCAAATGAAAGATATATACCACCGGTGGAAGAGCACCAAGAAGTCAGGGTTGTTAGTAGCGGATACAAATTCACCCTGATCGCAAGTTTTGCTGCCATGGGTGATATAATCACCGACGAAACATTCAAATGGGCTCTCACTATGCCTCCCCTTGCCAAATCGTGTTGTGTGCTTTGTAGGACAATGGATGATCTTGTCACCCGTGAG gaTGAGCAAGAAAGAATGCACGTTGCGTCTGGCATTCAGTGCTACATGAAGGAATATGATGTTAGTGATGAGCAACATGTTCATGATTTGTTTACTAACAAAGTTGAAGAAGCATGGAAAGAATTGAACAAAGAGTCCCTCACCTGTAAAGATGTAGTTGAGTTACCTATAATTATGCTTGTGATCAATTTGGCGCGTGTCATGGATGTCCTCTATAAGAATAAAGACCATTTCACATATGTTGGACACGAGCTCATGAATCATATCAAGTGTCTTCTAGTCGATGCTATCGCTACATAA
- the LOC122606967 gene encoding probable beta-D-xylosidase 7 gives MQLITTTHLLLCLTLTLITLTLTESTQPPFACDSSNPLTKTYPFCKLTLPISLRVKDLVSRLTLDEKISQLVNTAPGIPRLGIPAYEWWSEALHGVSNSGYGIFFNGTIKSATSFPQVILTAASFDTKLWYRIGQAIGLEARAVYNQGQAHGMTFWAPNINVFRDPRWGRGQETPGEDPLVSGKYAISYVRGVQGDSFEGGALKDGHLQASACCKHFTAYDLDHWKGVNRFGYDAKVSKQDLADTYQPPFQSCIQHAQASGIMCAYNRVNGVPNCADENLLSNIARKQWGFQGYITSDCDAVSIIYEVHKFAKTPEDAVAEVLKAGMDVDCGFYLKNHTKSAVQQKKVLESDIDRALHNLFTMRMRLGLFNGNPASLPYGSIGPDHVCTKEHQELALEAARNGIVLLKNSAKILPLKKTISSLAVIGPNANSAHTLVGNYAGPPCKSVEPLKALYSYVKNIQYHKGCNYVNCTSASITEAVEVAKKADYVVLFMGLDQGEEREDFDRVDLVLPGQQRALLTAVAKAAKKPVILVMICGGPVDISFAKRDPKIGGILWGGYPGESGGIALAEIIFGDHNPGGKLPMTWYPKDFVKIPMTDMRMRPQPSTGYPGRTYRFYTGRKVYRFGYGLSYSKYAYEFLSVTQNELSLSQISNTGTTLKNSDSLHYTTVMDLETESCEKAKFSATIGVQNHGEMDGTHPVLLFVKQHKVRDGKPMMQLAAFESVKTNAGGRTTVEFVVSPCEHFRTANEDGLMVIEEGSHYLSVGDRQYPISVIP, from the exons atgCAACTCATCACAACTACACATCTCCTACTATGTCTAACACTCACACTCATAACACTAACTCTAACCGAGTCAACTCAGCCACCATTTGCATGTGACTCATCAAACCCATTAACAAAAACATACCCATTTTGTAAACTTACATTACCAATCTCTTTACGTGTCAAAGACTTGGTGTCACGACTCACACTTGATGAAAAGATATCGCAACTCGTGAACACTGCACCAGGGATACCGAGACTCGGTATCCCGGCTTATGAGTGGTGGTCTGAGGCTTTACATGGTGTGTCTAACTCTGGTTATGGCATCTTTTTTAACGGGACTATTAAGTCTGCCACTAGTTTTCCTCAAGTTATTCTTACTGCTGCTTCTTTTGATACTAAACTTTGGTATCGAATCGGTCAG GCTATTGGATTGGAGGCAAGGGCAGTTTATAATCAAGGACAAGCTCATGGAATGACATTTTGGGCACCAAACATTAATGTGTTTAGGGACCCAAGATGGGGCAGAGGTCAAGAGACACCTGGCGAGGACCCATTAGTCAGTGGCAAATACGCGATTTCTTATGTTAGAGGGGTCCAAGGTGACAGTTTTGAAGGCGGAGCGCTTAAAGATGGTCATCTTCAGGCTTCTGCTTGTTGCAAACATTTCACTGCTTATGATTTGGATCATTGGAAGGGCGTTAATAGATTTGGTTATGATGCTAAG GTCTCGAAACAAGATCTTGCTGACACTTATCAACCACCATTCCAAAGCTGCATACAACATGCCCAGGCTAGCGGAATCATGTGTGCTTACAACCGTGTGAATGGAGTCCCGAACTGTGCTGATGAAAATTTATTATCCAACATTGCTAGAAAGCAATGGGGATTTCAAGG GTATATCACTTCAGATTGTGATGCAGTATCCATCATATATGAGGTCCATAAATTTGCCAAAACACCAGAAGATGCAGTGGCGGAAGTCCTAAAAGCCG GCATGGATGTCGATTGTGGCTTCTACTTAAAAAACCACACAAAATCAGCAGTCCAACAGAAGAAAGTACTTGAATCAGATATAGACCGAGCCCTTCACAACCTTTTCACCATGAGAATGAGACTTGGCTTGTTCAATGGCAACCCAGCCTCACTCCCTTATGGCTCCATCGGCCCAGATCATGTATGCACCAAAGAGCACCAAGAGCTAGCCCTTGAGGCTGCAAGAAATGGCATTGTACTTCTAAAGAATTCTGCTAAGATCCTCCCATTGAAAAAAACTATCTCATCTCTAGCAGTTATTGGGCCTAATGCCAACTCAGCACATACCCTCGTTGGAAACTATGCGGGCCCACCATGCAAATCGGTTGAACCACTGAAAGCACTGTATAGCTATGTGAAAAACATACAATACCATAAAGGATGTAACTATGTTAACTGTACTTCTGCATCCATTACTGAGGCTGTTGAGGTTGCTAAAAAGGCAGATTATGTGGTTTTGTTTATGGGGTTGGATCAAGGTGAGGAAAGAGAGGATTTTGATCGTGTGGATTTGGTTCTTCCAGGGCAACAACGGGCTTTGCTTACTGCGGTTGCTAAAGCAGCTAAGAAACCTGTAATTTTAGTGATGATTTGTGGTGGTCCCGTGGATATTTCGTTTGCTAAACGTGATCCAAAGATTGGTGGAATCTTGTGGGGTGGATATCCTGGTGAATCTGGTGGCATTGCACTTGCGGAAATTATCTTTGGTGATCATAATCCAG GAGGAAAGCTACCTATGACATGGTACCCCAAGGACTTCGTCAAGATACCAATGACGGACATGAGAATGAGACCCCAACCTTCTACAGGCTATCCAGGTCGTACCTATAGATTCTACACAGGCAGAAAAGTTTATCGGTTTGGATACGGGCTGAGCTACTCAAAGTATGCATACGAGTTCCTCTCTGTCACACAAAACGAACTCTCTCTAAGTCAGATTTCAAACACTGGAACCACACTTAAGAACTCAGATTCACTTCATTACACGACAGTAATGGATTTAGAAACCGAATCATGTGAAAAAGCCAAGTTTTCAGCAACCATAGGGGTCCAAAATCATGGAGAAATGGATGGTACACATCCAGTTTTGCTGTTTGTTAAGCAACATAAAGTTAGAGATGGGAAGCCCATGATGCAATTGGCAGCATTTGAGAGCGTGAAAACAAACGCTGGAGGAAGGACTACAGTAGAGTTTGTTGTTAGCCCGTGTGAGCATTTTAGGACAGCAAATGAAGACGGATTGATGGTGATTGAAGAAGGTTCTCATTATCTTTCTGTGGGTGATCGGCAATACCCTATTTCGGTTATACCTTAA